The Candidatus Cloacimonas sp. genome includes a window with the following:
- the purS gene encoding phosphoribosylformylglycinamidine synthase subunit PurS, translated as MLKAKIFVQLKANVLDPQGKAVTNSLHNLGYADVVETRISKYIEMIFGSEDREKVTSEVENICNDLLANPNTETYLYEIVSME; from the coding sequence ATGCTAAAAGCTAAAATTTTTGTGCAACTAAAAGCCAATGTCCTTGATCCGCAAGGCAAGGCAGTTACCAATTCTCTGCATAATCTGGGTTACGCAGATGTAGTTGAAACCCGCATCAGCAAATATATAGAAATGATATTTGGCAGTGAAGACAGAGAAAAGGTAACCAGCGAAGTGGAAAATATCTGTAACGACCTTTTAGCAAATCCTAATACCGAAACCTATCTTTACGAAATCGTTTCCATGGAGTAA
- the purQ gene encoding phosphoribosylformylglycinamidine synthase subunit PurQ produces the protein MRISVVTFPGSNCDHDAYRVCQSRGHQTKLIWHKDTNLENPDLVILPGGFSYGDYLRCGALARFSPIVKEVIAFAQKGGLLLGICNGFQILTECGLLPGTLLMNASLHFICQHQFVRVETAASPFTTGIGKGRILDLPVAHKEGNFYIESDGLKQLQDNDQILFRYCNKLGITDSESNPNGSLDNIAGICNEQRNILGMMPHPERSATDTVLTQDGRWIFASLEKAL, from the coding sequence TTGCGCATCAGTGTAGTAACTTTTCCCGGTTCCAATTGTGATCACGATGCTTACCGGGTTTGCCAAAGCCGAGGTCATCAAACAAAACTTATCTGGCATAAAGATACGAACCTGGAAAATCCTGACCTGGTTATTTTACCGGGTGGTTTTTCTTATGGCGATTATCTTCGTTGTGGCGCTCTGGCAAGATTTTCTCCCATCGTAAAAGAAGTGATTGCCTTTGCCCAAAAAGGAGGTTTACTGCTCGGAATATGCAACGGTTTTCAAATTTTAACGGAATGTGGTTTACTACCCGGCACTTTGTTGATGAACGCTTCGCTGCATTTTATTTGTCAGCATCAATTTGTGCGGGTAGAAACAGCTGCCAGCCCTTTTACTACAGGCATTGGCAAAGGTAGAATCTTAGACCTTCCTGTAGCCCATAAAGAAGGTAATTTTTATATTGAATCCGATGGTTTAAAACAACTGCAAGATAACGACCAAATTCTTTTTCGCTATTGCAACAAGCTTGGCATTACGGATAGCGAAAGCAATCCCAATGGCTCGTTAGATAACATTGCCGGCATTTGTAATGAACAGCGTAACATTTTAGGGATGATGCCTCATCCTGAACGCTCTGCCACAGATACGGTTTTAACTCAAGATGGAAGGTGGATTTTTGCCTCCTTGGAAAAAGCTCTTTAG
- a CDS encoding ComF family protein codes for MPPWKKLFSSFLKLIIPPACLVCGKRLEDRHQVICSDCETKLYLMEEGTCPVCGSINQNIPCEVCAESNFAFDSAMSVFHYTGTAKDLIHILKYEGYTSPAGYFALPLAEFIESKPQLMKYDFLCAVPLHRVRKRERGYNQSDLIAYTVAKLLAMPYLNPVQRKINTLSQTLLSREHRIKNLSGAFQVKDKSRVEGKNIILIDDVFTTGSTLNEIAKALRSAGAAKICAITVARA; via the coding sequence TTGCCTCCTTGGAAAAAGCTCTTTAGCAGCTTCCTGAAACTGATAATTCCACCTGCCTGTCTGGTTTGTGGAAAGCGGCTGGAAGACCGCCATCAGGTTATTTGCTCTGATTGTGAAACCAAGCTGTATTTAATGGAAGAAGGCACCTGTCCTGTTTGTGGTAGCATCAATCAGAATATTCCCTGCGAGGTCTGCGCTGAAAGCAATTTTGCCTTTGATTCCGCGATGTCTGTGTTTCACTATACAGGAACGGCTAAAGACCTGATTCATATTTTAAAATATGAGGGCTATACCTCACCGGCAGGATATTTTGCTTTACCCCTTGCAGAATTTATTGAAAGTAAACCGCAATTGATGAAGTATGACTTTCTTTGTGCTGTCCCTTTGCACAGAGTAAGGAAAAGAGAACGCGGATACAATCAATCCGATTTGATTGCTTATACGGTTGCCAAACTACTGGCTATGCCCTATTTGAACCCTGTGCAGCGTAAAATAAATACTTTAAGCCAAACCCTGCTTTCTCGCGAACATAGAATAAAAAATCTAAGCGGCGCTTTCCAGGTAAAAGATAAAAGCAGGGTAGAAGGAAAAAATATTATCCTGATTGACGATGTTTTCACCACCGGTAGCACTCTGAATGAAATTGCCAAAGCCCTTCGTTCAGCTGGAGCTGCAAAAATTTGCGCCATAACGGTTGCCCGAGCTTGA